A genome region from Crossiella equi includes the following:
- a CDS encoding SDR family NAD(P)-dependent oxidoreductase, which yields MSRIVLITGANRGIGLGLARSLAQDGDRVVATGRRPDALRAALDGVPADIRTLDVTDPASAAALAEQLRAEYGHLDVLVNNAAINYDPDVQAVTADLDTVRDTLGTNLFGVWQVTQALLPLLRRSAHPRIVNVSSESGSFHSEYAVDSPGYSVSKAALNMLTKTLAHELTSARFLVNAVCPGWIATDMGGPGGGPLAEGVASVAWAVRLPDGGPTGGFFRHGQPLPW from the coding sequence ATGTCCCGCATCGTGCTGATCACCGGTGCCAACCGCGGCATCGGCCTGGGGCTCGCGCGTTCGCTCGCGCAGGACGGGGACCGGGTGGTGGCCACCGGCCGCCGCCCTGACGCCCTCCGCGCGGCCCTGGACGGCGTGCCCGCCGACATCCGGACCCTCGACGTCACCGACCCGGCCTCGGCCGCCGCCCTCGCCGAACAGCTGCGCGCGGAGTACGGGCACCTGGACGTGCTGGTCAACAACGCCGCCATCAACTACGACCCGGACGTCCAGGCCGTCACCGCCGACCTGGACACCGTCCGGGACACCCTGGGCACCAACCTGTTCGGCGTCTGGCAGGTCACCCAGGCCCTGCTGCCGCTGCTGCGCCGCAGCGCGCACCCCCGGATCGTCAACGTCTCCAGCGAGTCCGGGTCCTTCCACAGCGAGTACGCGGTGGACAGCCCCGGCTACTCGGTGAGCAAGGCCGCGCTGAACATGCTCACCAAGACCCTCGCCCACGAGCTGACCTCCGCGCGGTTCCTGGTCAACGCGGTCTGCCCCGGCTGGATCGCCACCGACATGGGCGGCCCCGGCGGCGGGCCCCTCGCCGAGGGCGTGGCCAGCGTGGCGTGGGCGGTGCGCCTGCCGGACGGCGGTCCCACGGGCGGGTTCTTCCGGCACGGGCAGCCGCTGCCCTGGTGA
- a CDS encoding potassium/proton antiporter: MTDLTTVLGIGAGVLLVAVLAVRVSVKLGLPSLLLYLGIGLLLGESGLGIQFSDAGLTQSLGIAALVLILAEGGLTTRWSAVKPALGPGILLSTVAVAVSIFAVGGLLHLILGLEWRTALLWGAVLSSTDAAAVFSVLRGVGVSKRLVGALELESGLNDAPVYLAVVLLASSDPFTWFTPALMLYELVMGAVVGIVLGWLGAAALRRAALPATGLYPLATVGVCVLAYAAAQGVHGAGLLSAYVAGLVLGNARLPHRSDTLSFAEGLGWLAQIGLFVLLGLYASPSRLPHVLFPALVAGAVLVLVARPLSVLLSATPFRVPWREQVFLSWSGLRGAVPIVLAMIPVTNGLPGAQTLVDVVFVLVVVLTLIQGGTLPVLARWLGLVRRGEMQEVQVDAGPLDELGAELLQIRIPNGSKLHGVYVSELRLPAGATVSLVVRGGKGFTPQPVTRLQFDDQLLVVTTEQARDEAEKRIRAVDRAGRYARWRGERGLDS, translated from the coding sequence ATGACCGACCTGACGACCGTGCTCGGGATCGGTGCCGGGGTGCTCCTGGTGGCGGTTCTAGCCGTGCGCGTGTCCGTCAAGCTCGGTCTGCCGTCTCTCTTGCTGTACCTGGGTATTGGGCTCCTGCTCGGGGAGTCCGGGCTCGGGATCCAGTTCTCCGATGCCGGGCTCACGCAGTCGCTGGGCATCGCGGCGCTGGTGCTGATCCTGGCCGAGGGCGGGTTGACCACGCGGTGGTCGGCCGTGAAACCCGCACTCGGGCCTGGCATCCTTCTGTCCACTGTGGCCGTCGCGGTGAGCATCTTCGCCGTGGGTGGGCTGCTGCACCTCATCCTCGGCCTGGAGTGGCGCACCGCGTTGCTGTGGGGCGCGGTGCTCTCCTCCACCGACGCGGCCGCCGTGTTCAGCGTGCTGCGCGGGGTCGGGGTCAGCAAGCGCCTGGTCGGTGCGCTGGAGCTGGAGTCCGGCCTCAACGACGCGCCCGTGTACCTGGCCGTGGTGCTGCTCGCCAGCAGTGACCCGTTCACCTGGTTCACGCCCGCGCTGATGCTCTACGAGCTCGTCATGGGGGCCGTCGTGGGCATCGTGCTCGGCTGGCTGGGCGCGGCCGCGCTGCGCCGGGCGGCCCTGCCCGCCACCGGCCTGTACCCGCTGGCCACTGTCGGCGTGTGCGTGCTCGCCTACGCCGCCGCGCAGGGCGTGCACGGCGCCGGGCTGCTCTCGGCCTACGTGGCGGGCCTGGTGCTGGGCAACGCCCGGCTGCCGCACCGCTCGGACACCCTCTCCTTCGCCGAGGGCCTGGGCTGGCTCGCCCAGATCGGCCTGTTCGTCCTGCTCGGCCTGTACGCCTCGCCCTCGCGCCTGCCGCACGTGCTCTTCCCCGCCCTGGTGGCCGGCGCGGTGCTGGTGCTCGTGGCCCGCCCGCTGTCGGTGCTGCTGTCGGCCACGCCCTTCCGCGTGCCCTGGCGCGAACAGGTCTTCCTGTCCTGGTCCGGGCTGCGCGGCGCGGTGCCGATCGTGCTGGCCATGATCCCGGTGACCAACGGGTTACCCGGCGCGCAGACCCTGGTCGACGTGGTCTTCGTGCTGGTCGTGGTGCTCACCCTGATCCAGGGCGGCACGCTGCCGGTGCTGGCCCGCTGGCTCGGCCTGGTGCGGCGCGGCGAGATGCAGGAGGTCCAGGTCGACGCGGGCCCGCTGGACGAGCTCGGCGCCGAGCTGCTCCAGATCCGCATCCCCAACGGCTCCAAGCTGCACGGCGTCTACGTCTCCGAGCTGCGCCTGCCCGCGGGCGCCACGGTCAGCCTGGTCGTGCGCGGGGGCAAGGGTTTCACCCCGCAGCCGGTGACCCGGTTGCAGTTCGACGACCAGCTGCTCGTGGTCACCACCGAGCAGGCCCGCGACGAGGCGGAGAAGCGCATCCGGGCGGTCGACCGGGCAGGCCGTTATGCCCGTTGGCGCGGGGAACGCGGGTTGGACTCCTAG
- a CDS encoding TetR/AcrR family transcriptional regulator yields the protein MSTKGEPARRRRTKADWTSAALTALAEGGLAAVAIEPLATRVGATKGSAYWHFANREALLVATLERWAVEHTETVISFAEQEPDPERRLRKLFASVLNQTENDAVELALLAAGDDPVIRPILDRVTDRRIAYLATLFGQCGFPAGEARRRAVLAYSAYLGHAHLFRMAPAAMPRSRPQLRAHLDEAVAALLGGRELVG from the coding sequence GTGAGCACGAAGGGCGAGCCGGCCAGGCGGCGGCGCACCAAGGCCGACTGGACCTCGGCGGCGTTGACCGCGCTGGCCGAGGGCGGCCTGGCCGCGGTGGCCATCGAACCGCTGGCCACCCGGGTGGGCGCCACCAAGGGCAGCGCCTACTGGCACTTCGCCAACCGCGAGGCGCTGCTCGTGGCCACCCTGGAACGCTGGGCGGTGGAGCACACCGAGACCGTGATCTCCTTCGCCGAACAGGAACCGGACCCGGAACGCAGGCTGCGCAAGCTCTTCGCGAGCGTGCTCAACCAGACCGAGAACGACGCGGTCGAGCTGGCCCTGCTGGCGGCGGGCGACGACCCGGTCATCCGCCCGATCCTGGACCGCGTCACCGACCGCCGGATCGCTTACCTGGCAACACTTTTCGGCCAGTGCGGCTTCCCCGCCGGCGAGGCCCGCCGCCGGGCGGTCCTGGCCTACTCGGCCTACCTCGGGCACGCGCACCTGTTCCGCATGGCCCCGGCGGCGATGCCCCGGTCGCGGCCACAGCTGCGGGCGCACCTGGACGAGGCGGTGGCGGCGCTGCTGGGCGGGCGCGAGCTGGTGGGCTGA
- the ileS gene encoding isoleucine--tRNA ligase, whose amino-acid sequence MAYPKVELDSAAGVPAQPSFPVLERDVLAYWASDQTFQASVDARPAGENGGNEFVFYDGPPFANGLPHYGHLLTGYVKDVVPRYQTMLGKRVERRFGWDCHGMPAEIAVEKELGINHKSEIEALGIEKFNEACRASVLQFTGDWRDYVTRQARWVDFDNDYKTLDLPYMESVMWAFKSLWDKGLVYEGFRVLWYCWRCETPLSNTETKMDDVYRDRQDPAVTVGMRLESGELALVWTTTPWTLPSNLAMAVGPDVDYVVVEHEGERYLLAEARLAAYARELGEDAAERVVARYKGSELVGRRYTPVFPFFAGRENAHQVLTADYVTTEDGTGVVHIAPAFGEEDKAVTDAADIEAVVPVNSRGEFTAEVPPYAGTHVFEANKAIIRDLKAAGVLLRHETYNHPYPHCWRCDSPLIQRAVSSWFVAVTKFKDRMVELNQDINWVPGHIKDGQFGKWLENARDWSISRNRFWGSPIPVWVSDDPAYPRVDVYGSLDELERDFGVRPTDLHRPVVDDLVRPNPDDPTGKSVMRRVPEVLDCWFESGSMSFAQVHYPFENAEWFEDHYPGDFIVEYTAQTRGWFYTMHVLATALFDRPAFRNCLVHGTVLGDDGQKMSKSKKNYPDVREVFDRDGSDAMRWFLLASPVSRGGDLSVTERGIRDAVRQAVLPLWNSWYFLSLYANAAGVEGTWRVDSAHVLDRYILAKTHDLVRDVRGGLDGYDLSTAHQAVREFLEVLTNWYVRRSRERFWAGEQDAVDTLHTVLEVVCRVTAPLLPLTTEAVWRGLTGGRSVHLTDYPATADLPADDRLVAAMDEVRQVCSTALSLRKANKLRVRLPLAKLVVAAPYAEDLEPFAALIRDEVNVKQVVLSTDVAAHGRVELAVNARACGPRLGGDTQKVIKAVKAGEWTTSPSGAVVAAGIELLPTEYEQRLVSSDPGAAAALPGGSGLVVLDTEVTEELAAEGLARDLVRVVQQARREAALEVSDRIELTVSVPQEARAAVDAFAAFIGEETLAVSLVHGETGEAGFAGSVGEGTAVTVAVRKA is encoded by the coding sequence ATGGCCTACCCCAAGGTCGAACTCGACAGCGCCGCGGGCGTGCCCGCCCAGCCCTCGTTCCCGGTGCTGGAGCGTGACGTGCTGGCCTACTGGGCCTCCGACCAGACCTTCCAGGCCAGCGTCGACGCCCGGCCCGCCGGTGAGAACGGCGGCAACGAGTTCGTCTTCTACGACGGCCCGCCCTTCGCCAACGGCCTGCCGCACTACGGGCACCTGCTCACCGGCTACGTCAAGGACGTGGTGCCGCGCTACCAGACCATGCTCGGCAAGCGCGTCGAGCGCCGCTTCGGCTGGGACTGCCACGGCATGCCCGCCGAGATCGCGGTGGAGAAGGAACTCGGCATCAACCACAAGTCCGAGATCGAGGCGCTCGGCATCGAGAAGTTCAACGAGGCGTGCCGGGCCTCGGTGCTCCAGTTCACCGGCGACTGGCGCGACTACGTCACCCGCCAGGCGCGCTGGGTCGACTTCGACAACGACTACAAGACCCTGGACCTGCCCTACATGGAGTCGGTCATGTGGGCGTTCAAGTCGCTGTGGGACAAGGGCCTGGTCTACGAGGGCTTCCGCGTGCTCTGGTACTGCTGGCGCTGCGAGACGCCGCTGTCCAACACCGAGACCAAGATGGACGACGTCTACCGCGACCGGCAGGACCCGGCGGTGACCGTCGGGATGCGCCTGGAGTCCGGCGAGCTGGCCCTGGTCTGGACGACCACGCCGTGGACGCTGCCCAGCAACCTCGCCATGGCCGTCGGCCCGGACGTGGACTACGTCGTGGTCGAGCACGAGGGCGAGCGCTACCTGCTGGCCGAGGCCCGGCTGGCCGCCTACGCCCGCGAGCTTGGCGAGGACGCCGCCGAGCGCGTGGTCGCCCGGTACAAGGGCTCGGAGCTGGTGGGCCGCCGGTACACGCCGGTGTTCCCGTTCTTCGCCGGCCGCGAGAACGCCCACCAGGTGCTCACCGCGGACTACGTCACCACCGAGGACGGCACCGGCGTCGTGCACATCGCGCCCGCCTTCGGTGAGGAGGACAAGGCGGTCACCGACGCCGCCGACATCGAGGCGGTCGTCCCGGTCAACTCCCGGGGCGAGTTCACCGCCGAGGTGCCGCCGTACGCGGGCACGCACGTCTTCGAGGCGAACAAGGCGATCATCCGCGACCTCAAGGCCGCTGGTGTGCTGCTGCGCCACGAGACCTACAACCACCCGTACCCGCACTGCTGGCGCTGTGACAGCCCGCTGATCCAGCGCGCGGTCTCCTCCTGGTTCGTCGCGGTCACCAAGTTCAAGGACCGCATGGTCGAGCTCAACCAGGACATCAACTGGGTGCCCGGCCACATCAAGGACGGCCAGTTCGGCAAGTGGCTGGAGAACGCGCGCGACTGGTCGATCTCCCGCAACCGGTTCTGGGGCTCCCCGATCCCGGTGTGGGTCTCCGACGACCCGGCCTACCCGCGCGTGGATGTCTACGGCTCGCTGGACGAGCTGGAGCGCGACTTCGGCGTGCGCCCGACCGACCTGCACCGCCCGGTGGTCGACGACCTGGTGCGCCCGAACCCGGACGACCCGACCGGCAAGTCGGTGATGCGGCGCGTGCCGGAGGTGCTGGACTGCTGGTTCGAGTCCGGCTCGATGTCCTTCGCGCAGGTGCACTACCCGTTCGAGAACGCCGAGTGGTTCGAGGACCACTACCCGGGTGACTTCATCGTGGAGTACACCGCGCAGACGCGCGGCTGGTTCTACACCATGCACGTGCTGGCCACGGCGCTGTTCGACCGCCCGGCCTTCCGCAACTGCCTGGTGCACGGCACCGTGCTCGGCGACGACGGCCAGAAGATGTCCAAGTCGAAGAAGAACTACCCGGATGTCCGGGAGGTCTTCGACCGCGACGGCTCCGACGCCATGCGCTGGTTCCTGCTGGCCAGCCCGGTGTCCCGGGGCGGCGACCTGAGCGTCACCGAGCGCGGCATCCGCGACGCGGTGCGCCAGGCCGTGCTGCCGCTGTGGAACTCCTGGTACTTCCTGTCGCTGTACGCCAACGCGGCGGGCGTGGAGGGCACCTGGCGGGTGGACAGCGCGCACGTGCTGGACCGCTACATCCTGGCCAAGACGCACGACCTGGTCCGGGACGTGCGGGGCGGGCTGGACGGCTACGACCTGTCCACCGCGCACCAGGCGGTGCGGGAGTTCCTGGAGGTCCTCACCAACTGGTACGTGCGGCGCTCGCGCGAGCGGTTCTGGGCGGGCGAGCAGGACGCGGTGGACACGCTGCACACCGTGCTCGAGGTCGTCTGCCGGGTGACCGCGCCGCTGCTGCCGCTGACCACCGAGGCGGTCTGGCGCGGGCTCACCGGCGGGCGCTCGGTGCACCTGACCGACTACCCGGCCACCGCGGACCTGCCCGCCGACGACAGGCTCGTCGCGGCCATGGACGAGGTGCGCCAGGTGTGCTCGACCGCGCTGTCGCTGCGCAAGGCCAACAAGCTGCGCGTGCGCCTGCCGCTGGCCAAGCTCGTGGTGGCCGCGCCCTACGCCGAGGACCTGGAGCCGTTCGCGGCCCTGATCCGCGACGAGGTCAACGTCAAGCAGGTCGTGCTCAGCACGGACGTGGCCGCGCACGGCCGGGTGGAGCTGGCGGTCAACGCCCGCGCCTGCGGCCCGCGCCTGGGCGGCGACACGCAGAAGGTGATCAAGGCGGTGAAGGCGGGGGAGTGGACCACCTCGCCGTCGGGTGCCGTGGTCGCGGCGGGCATCGAGCTGCTGCCCACCGAGTACGAGCAGCGCCTGGTCTCCTCCGACCCGGGGGCGGCGGCCGCGCTGCCCGGCGGGTCCGGCCTGGTCGTGCTGGACACCGAGGTCACCGAGGAGCTGGCGGCCGAGGGCCTGGCCCGCGACCTGGTGCGCGTGGTGCAGCAGGCCCGGCGCGAGGCGGCGCTGGAGGTCTCCGACCGCATCGAGCTGACCGTCTCGGTGCCGCAGGAGGCGCGCGCGGCGGTCGACGCCTTCGCCGCCTTCATCGGCGAGGAGACCCTGGCGGTGTCGCTGGTGCACGGCGAGACCGGCGAGGCGGGCTTCGCGGGTTCGGTCGGTGAGGGCACCGCGGTGACCGTGGCGGTCCGCAAGGCCTGA
- the wag31 gene encoding DivIVA-like cell division protein Wag31 — MGLTPADVHNVAFSKPPIGKRGYNEDEVDAFLDLIEAELARLIEENNDLRQQVEQLDSQLSNARVELEDARTKTVAGGHSPVRAVDEPRRLTPVPPPSVMEQTSPGGDHHVQAAKVLGLAQEMADRLTGEAKAESDGMLSEARTKSEQLLSEARAKADSMVNEARTRAETMLNDARTRAETLERQAREKASALERDAQRKHTEVMGSITQEKNALEKKLDTLRTFEREYRTRLKTFLESRLQELIDQGSAAPAAPTESRANQSGYTFGTRAAEAG, encoded by the coding sequence ATGGGCTTGACCCCCGCCGACGTTCATAATGTGGCGTTCAGCAAGCCGCCGATAGGCAAGCGGGGCTACAACGAGGACGAGGTCGATGCCTTCCTCGACCTCATCGAGGCCGAGCTGGCCCGGCTGATCGAGGAGAACAACGACCTGCGCCAGCAGGTCGAGCAGCTCGACAGCCAGCTCAGCAACGCCCGCGTTGAGCTTGAGGACGCGCGGACCAAGACCGTCGCGGGCGGGCACTCCCCGGTGCGCGCCGTCGACGAGCCGCGTCGCCTCACCCCCGTGCCCCCGCCCTCGGTGATGGAGCAGACCTCCCCCGGTGGCGACCACCACGTGCAGGCCGCCAAGGTCCTGGGCCTGGCCCAGGAGATGGCCGACCGGCTCACCGGTGAGGCCAAGGCGGAGTCCGACGGCATGCTGTCGGAGGCCCGCACGAAGTCCGAGCAGCTGCTCTCCGAGGCCCGGGCCAAGGCGGACAGCATGGTCAACGAGGCGCGCACCCGCGCCGAGACGATGCTGAACGACGCCCGCACCCGTGCGGAGACGCTGGAGCGGCAGGCCCGCGAGAAGGCCTCCGCGCTGGAACGCGACGCGCAGCGCAAGCACACCGAGGTGATGGGCTCCATCACCCAGGAGAAGAACGCGCTGGAGAAGAAGCTCGACACGCTCCGCACCTTCGAGCGTGAGTACCGCACCAGGCTGAAGACGTTCCTGGAGTCCCGTCTGCAGGAACTGATCGACCAGGGCTCCGCTGCCCCGGCGGCGCCGACGGAGAGCCGAGCCAACCAGTCCGGCTACACCTTCGGCACGCGCGCGGCTGAGGCCGGCTGA
- a CDS encoding YggT family protein: protein MQPVWVIAYYLLFAFWLLLTARLVVELVRSFARDWRPAGGVAVTLETIYTVTDPPVSLARRVIPMVRIGGIGLDLSIMVLVLVVLILMRLVPVQ from the coding sequence GTGCAACCGGTCTGGGTCATCGCCTATTACCTGCTGTTCGCCTTCTGGCTGCTACTGACGGCCAGGCTGGTCGTCGAGCTCGTCCGATCGTTCGCCAGGGACTGGCGGCCGGCGGGCGGGGTTGCGGTGACGCTGGAGACCATCTACACAGTGACCGACCCCCCGGTCTCACTGGCTCGTCGGGTGATCCCGATGGTTCGAATCGGGGGGATCGGACTGGACTTGTCGATTATGGTGCTGGTGCTGGTCGTGTTGATCCTGATGCGATTGGTCCCGGTCCAGTGA
- a CDS encoding cell division protein SepF — protein MSALQKLKAYFGMVPADEVDRYATEEDDRYHGRSREYGDDYADRDYGDRDRRYGGDDGYDSYGERGSRRRRFGTYRPELVEDVDDYEPEPEPARSRRPWAQSGTAPTTSPAPPTRGALAVSPQPELEPTPRQRAVIEHPSHPLSRITTLAPRSYLEARTIGEHYREGTPVIINLTGMADADARRLVDFAAGLAFALRGDIDKVTNKVFLLSPPNVSVTAEDRRRLAEGGYFSQS, from the coding sequence ATGAGCGCGCTCCAGAAGCTGAAGGCCTACTTCGGAATGGTCCCCGCCGACGAAGTCGACCGGTACGCCACCGAAGAGGACGACCGCTACCACGGCCGCAGCCGTGAGTACGGTGACGACTACGCGGACCGGGACTACGGCGACCGCGACCGCCGCTACGGCGGTGACGACGGCTACGACTCCTACGGCGAGCGCGGGTCGCGGCGGCGGCGCTTCGGCACCTACCGCCCGGAGCTGGTCGAGGACGTCGACGACTACGAGCCGGAGCCCGAGCCCGCGCGTTCCCGCAGGCCCTGGGCCCAGAGCGGCACCGCGCCGACCACCTCCCCGGCGCCGCCCACGCGCGGCGCGCTGGCGGTCAGCCCGCAGCCCGAGCTCGAGCCGACCCCGCGCCAGCGGGCCGTCATCGAGCACCCCTCGCACCCGCTCAGCCGCATCACCACGCTCGCGCCGCGCAGCTACCTGGAGGCGCGCACGATCGGCGAGCACTACCGCGAGGGCACCCCGGTCATCATCAACCTGACCGGCATGGCCGACGCCGACGCGCGCCGCCTGGTCGACTTCGCCGCCGGTCTGGCCTTCGCGCTGCGCGGCGACATCGACAAGGTCACCAACAAGGTGTTCCTTCTCTCACCGCCCAATGTCAGCGTCACCGCGGAGGACCGCAGGCGCCTGGCCGAGGGTGGCTACTTCAGCCAGAGCTAG
- a CDS encoding YggS family pyridoxal phosphate-dependent enzyme: protein MSAGTEARRAELAENLAGIEERIAAACRAAGRDRDEVQLLAITKNHPASDVALLHELGLTEFGESREQEAAAKAEELAALGIRPRWHLIGRLQRNKARHVIKWADVVQTVDSVRLAEALAGAVARARLAGERDHPLAVLAQVSLDGDPHRGGVPQDQFADLVGKITQSGELTLKGVMAIAPLGSNPHAAFGELAEVSRRLRSEYSGADMVSAGMSGDLEAAIDHGSTCVRVGTSLLGERRLTSP, encoded by the coding sequence ATGAGCGCGGGCACCGAGGCGCGCCGCGCCGAGCTGGCCGAGAACCTGGCCGGGATCGAGGAGCGCATCGCCGCCGCCTGCCGGGCCGCCGGGCGGGACCGGGACGAGGTCCAGCTGCTGGCCATCACCAAGAACCATCCCGCCTCCGACGTGGCCCTGCTGCACGAGCTCGGGCTCACCGAGTTCGGCGAGTCGCGGGAGCAGGAGGCCGCCGCGAAGGCCGAGGAGCTCGCCGCTCTGGGTATCCGGCCCCGTTGGCACCTGATCGGGCGACTGCAGCGCAACAAGGCACGCCACGTGATCAAGTGGGCGGACGTCGTCCAGACGGTGGACAGCGTCCGGCTCGCCGAAGCCCTCGCCGGGGCGGTGGCCAGGGCACGCCTGGCGGGGGAGCGCGACCACCCCTTGGCGGTCCTGGCACAGGTGAGCCTCGACGGTGACCCACACCGGGGCGGGGTTCCGCAAGATCAATTCGCTGACCTTGTGGGGAAGATCACTCAATCGGGTGAACTGACCTTGAAGGGTGTGATGGCGATCGCACCCCTAGGTAGTAATCCTCATGCCGCTTTCGGGGAACTCGCTGAGGTGTCCAGGCGTCTTAGAAGCGAGTATTCCGGTGCCGACATGGTGTCCGCGGGCATGAGCGGGGACTTGGAAGCGGCGATTGACCACGGTTCGACCTGTGTGCGTGTCGGAACCTCGTTGCTCGGCGAACGGCGGCTAACCTCGCCCTAA
- the pgeF gene encoding peptidoglycan editing factor PgeF encodes MRIRRVITTRAGGGSAAPYESFNLGDHVGDDPGAVRANRERLAGGVGLGGERLVWMEQVHGRTVTTVAGPLDGPAEATDALVTAQAGLALAVLTADCVPVLLGDPEAGVVAAVHAGRVGARVGVVPAALRAMDAAGARVDRVEVLLGPSVCGECYEVPQAMQDDVEAHLPGSACRTRKGTPGLDLRAGLWQQLADSGVAKIGLDPRCTVEDKSLFSHRRDGKTGRLASVVWVEA; translated from the coding sequence GTGCGCATTCGTCGTGTCATCACCACCCGGGCCGGGGGCGGTTCGGCCGCGCCCTACGAGTCGTTCAACCTCGGTGACCACGTCGGCGACGACCCTGGGGCCGTGCGGGCCAACCGGGAGCGGCTGGCCGGGGGGGTCGGGCTGGGCGGGGAGCGCCTGGTGTGGATGGAGCAGGTGCACGGGCGCACCGTGACCACCGTGGCCGGGCCCCTGGACGGGCCCGCCGAGGCCACCGACGCCCTGGTGACCGCGCAGGCCGGGCTGGCCCTGGCCGTGCTCACCGCCGACTGCGTGCCCGTGCTGCTCGGCGACCCCGAGGCCGGTGTGGTGGCCGCCGTGCACGCCGGGCGGGTCGGGGCGCGCGTGGGCGTGGTGCCCGCCGCCCTCCGGGCCATGGACGCCGCCGGGGCGCGCGTGGACCGGGTGGAGGTGCTGCTCGGGCCGTCCGTGTGCGGGGAGTGCTACGAGGTGCCCCAGGCCATGCAGGACGACGTGGAGGCGCACCTGCCCGGGTCGGCCTGCCGCACCCGCAAGGGCACGCCCGGGCTGGACCTGCGGGCCGGGCTCTGGCAGCAGCTCGCCGACTCCGGGGTGGCCAAGATCGGGCTCGACCCGCGCTGCACCGTCGAGGACAAGAGCCTGTTCAGCCACCGGCGCGACGGCAAGACCGGGCGGCTGGCCTCCGTGGTGTGGGTCGAGGCATGA